The Faecalibacterium sp. I3-3-33 DNA window ATGATACCGGCCAGCTCCTCAAAGGTCAGCACAAAATCCACGTCAGAGCGGACGGTGCGGCGGGAGGCCTCCAGCTTCTTGGCGGCGCAGGGTCCGATGAAGCACATACGGGCATCGGGATCGGCCTGCTTCATCATGCGGGCGGTGAACACCATGGGGGTCATGGTCATGGAGATGTTCTTGGCAAGGCCGGGGAAAGCGGTCTTTGCCATCATGCTCCATGCCGGGCAGCAGGAGGTAGCCATGAAGTCCAGCTTCTCGGGTACTTCCTCAAGGAAGTCGTGTGCCTCGTCCACGGTGCACAGGTCGGCACCGATGGCAACCTCCACCACATCACAGAAGCCGATGGCCTTCAGGGCAGCCTTCAGCTTGCCGGTGGAAGCCAGAGCGGGGAACTGATTGATGAAGGCGGGAGCGACCAGCGCATAGATGCGGTCGCCGCGGTTGAAGCCCTGAATGAGCTGATAGATCTGGCCCTTGTCGGCAATGGCACCGAAGGGGCAGTTCACCAGACACTGACCGCAGGAGACGCACTTGCTGTAATCGATCTCGGCACGACCCAGCTCGTCAGAGTGAATGGCACCCATGCCGCAGGCAGCGGCGCAGGGGCGCTCGGTCTTGACGATAGCGTTGTAGGGGCAGACGGTGACGCAGCGGCCGCACTTGATGCACTTGTCCTGATCGATGGTGGAACGACCGCTCTCCCAAGTGATGGCTTTCTTGGGGCACACTTCCATACAGGGGTGTGCAAGGCAACCCTGGCACAGGTCGGACACCTTGACCAGCTTTTCGGGGCAGCGGTTGCAGGCAAACTTGATCACGTTGACCAGCGGGGGATCATAGTACTTATCGGCGATGGAAGCATCCTCCAGACCGGAGACCACGCTGTTGTGCTCGTCCATGCGGCGGGTGGGCAGACCCATAGCCAGACGCACACGCTCCTCAACGATGGCGCGCTCCAGGAAGATGTCCTTGCGCAGCTTGCCCTCCTCACCGGGGATGATGGTATAGGGGATCTTGCGCATCAGGTGGTTGGCCTGCTCGCCCTTGACGTTGGCGTAAGCCATGCGGGCGACCTCGGTAAACACCTGACGGCGGATCTGGATGACCGTAGTATTGATTCCTCTGAAACTCATTCCAATCTCTCCTTGCTCAGAAACAGCCAAAAAACGGAGCCGCCTGCCCTGTGTGCAGGGCATAAAAGCGGCGCTATACGGGCACGGATGGTACCGTGCTGGTTGCTTACAGCACGCCGGACCCGATAAATCCATCTTCATTTTAACATAAAGACGTGCGTATGGAAAGGGCAAAATACAAAATTTGTTAAAAATTTATTGTATTCATGCGGATGCACAGAATGTACAAGTAAAATGAAAAATTTTCAGCAAAGTGCTGCACGCACTCGCTCGCCGTCGTAGCGGCCCAGCTTTACCCGCACGATCTGTCCGCTCTCGCAGCCGGGGGCAGAGACCACCACCGGGATGTACAGCCGGGTGTAGCCGGTAAACAGGGTACCGGACAGGGGCGTTTCCAACAGCACCTCGTCCTCGGTGCCCTCAAAGGCAGCCAGTGCTTCGCAGCGTACCTGCTCGGCTACGGCGTTCATGCGGCGGCTGCGCTCCTGCTTTTCCCGCTCGTGGATCTGATCCGGGAAATCGTAGGCCGGGGTGCCGCTGCGGCGGGAGTAGGGGAACACGTGCACTTTGACAAAGCCGATCTTCTTCAAAAATGCACAGCTTTCCTCAAAGTCGTCCGCCGTCTCGCCGGGGAAGCCGCAGATGCAGTCGGTGGTAAAGCTGACCGGGCGGCTGCTGTAGGCGGCGCGGATCTGCTCCACCACCTGTGCATATTCCTGCGCGGTGTACACCCGGCGCATCCGGCGCAGGGTGGCGGTGCAGCCGCTCTGTAGGCTCAGGTGGAACTGCGGACAAAGCTTGTCCACCGCTGCCAAGCGGGAGATGAACTCCGGGGTGAGCATATCGGGGTCAAGACTGCCCAGACGGATGCGCTCGATGCCCGGCACCTGTGCGCACTTTTCCACAAGCTCCACAAGGTTCGTGCCGGTGTCCAGCCCGTAGCTGGGCAGGGAGATGGCGCTGAGCACCACCTCGCGGTAGCCTGCGGCGGCCAGCTGGTGCAGCTCGGCCAGAATGCTCTCCTCGGCGCGGCTGCGCACCGGCCCACGGGCGCGGGGGATGACGCAGTAGGCGCACTGCCGGTTGCAGCCGTCCTCTACCTTGATAAAGGCGCGGGTGTGGGTCTCGAACCGCTCCACCGGCAGCTCCTCGAATTGCTCGCCGCGCTGGTGCGGGGCAATGGCTACGATGCGCTCGTGACCGTCCAGCAGCTTCTGTACGTTCTCCAAGATGGCCTTGCGGTCGCCGTTGCCGCACACAAGGTCGGCTTCCATGAACTGTGCGGCCTCCTCCGGGAAGGCCTGCGGGTAGCAGCCGGTCAGCACTGTCACCGCACCGGGGTTTTCGCGCTTTTTGCGGCGCAGCCACTTGCGGCTTTTCTGGTCGCCGAAGTTGGTCACGGTGCAGCTGTTCACGATGAACACGTCCGCTGCTTCGCCTTCCTGCGCAATGGTAAAGCCGTTGGCGCGGAACAGCTGTTCCAGCGCGCCGGTCTCGTTCAGGTTGACCTTGCAGCCCAAGGTATAAAAACAAACTCGCATGAGAGGGGTTCCTTTCCACAAAATGGGATAAAAATAGGGTTCACTCCTTATTATATAACAAAACAACGGCAGCACGCAAGACCGGAATTGCACCGCCCGGCGGCAGAAGGTGGAAAAACGGCAGCAAAAAGGGGATGGACAAATGTCCATCCCCGGGAAACGGTGGAGAAAATACTTACTTTGCCTTTATGTCAACATAAATGTCAACGTTGAAGGACTTGCCATCAAAGCTCTTGACGACCTTGCAGTTGTCGGCGCGGTCAGCGAGAGTGATGGTGCAATTAGGCTGATTTGCGGCCTCTTTATCCAGCAGCTTCTGAACATATTCCTTGGGAAGCTCGCTCAGGGTATCCGGCAGGGAAACATCGGAGATAAACTTCGTGTATTTGCCATCGGTACTGCGGATGGCGATGGTGCCGTTGATCACGTTGCACTTCACGGCCAGATACATCATATCCTTGCCAGTCTCGGAATCAGTGAAAACGCGGCAAGCGGGGATGTTGTTCTCATCGCGGAAGGTTTTATCCAACTCGAACTGAACCTCGTTGAAGCCGGGAATGTTGGCGTACTTCTTTTTTACAATGGGCATCACCATATCGAATGCCCAATCGTAATTTTCAATGAAGCCGGGCAAAGGAACCGAAAGGCTCTCCCCCTGAATGACTTCACCATTAAGAATGGGGATAATGGTGACATACTTGACGAGAGAGCAGCCAGTCAGCATGGAAGCACCGGCGGTGGCAACCGCAGTAACACCGGCCAGCTTCAGAAAAGAACGGCGAGAAATCGTGCTCATAAAAATCCCTCCAAAATTGAATCAATACATCCAAAATACAGGAAATCTCCTGTTAAGCATAGCATACCGCAAAATAAAGCGTTTTGCAACAGATGCGTTCATACTTTGTATATAAATGCTGAATTTACGCGCCAAAACTGAGCAAACTGCCCAGCGGCATACCGGCGCGGGCGGCGGCATACACTGCAAAAAGAGAGTTTGCGCGGGGAGGTATGAGGAATGGAACGGAGAAATCTGGCGCTGCTGTGCGCAGGGGTGGTCTGCTTCTGGCTGTTTGCGCTGGCCTTCGGCACGGCGCAGGGCAAGGGGCTGCGCATCCAGCCGGCGGTGCAAACGCAGGCGGAACCGGCTGTGCAGACCCTGACGGTCACCCCGCCGCAGCTTACCCTGCCCTGCCGGGCGGCGATGCTCATAGACCAGACCAGCGGCACGGTGCTTTACGAGATGAACGCCGACCAGACCATGCCCATCGCCTCCATTACCAAGGTGATGACCCTGCTGCTCACCTTTGAAGCGGTACACGCCGGGCGGCTGACCATGGACACCGCTGTGCCGGTTAGCGAGCACGCCTACCACATGGGCGGCAGTCAGATCTGGCTGGAGCCCGGGGAGCAGTTCACGCTGGACGAGATGCTCAAGGCCATCTGTGTGTCCTCGGCCAATGACGCGGCGGTGGCAGTGGCGGAGCTGGTGGGCGGCAGCGAGCCTGCCTTTGTGCAGCAGATGAACGCCCGCGCCGCAGAGCTGGGCATGGAGCACACCACCTTCCGCAACGCCTGCGGGCTGGACACAGAAGGGCATCTTTCCACCGCACGGGATGTAGCCATCATGAGCCGCACCATCCTGAATACCTGCCCGGAGGTGCTGCACTATACCGGCATCTGGACGGACACTTTGCGGGGCGGGCAGACCCAGCTGGTGAACACCAATAAGCTGCTGCGGCGGTACAACGGCATCACCGGGCTCAAGACCGGCACCACCGGCGGAGCGGGGGTGTGCATTACCGCCAGCGCCACCCGGGACGGGCTGAACCTTATTGCAGTGGTGCTGGGGGCACCCTCCAGCAAGGAACGGTTCGAAGCCGCCACCACCCTGCTGGACTACGGCTTTGCGGCCTACCGCGCCGCACCGGTGCCCCTGCCGCAGGAACGTCCGCTGCAATTAAAGGTAAAGGGCAGCACGGAGGAGACCGTGCCGCTGGATTACGCAGCTCTGCCGCAGACCGCGTTACTGCCCGCCGAAAGCGCCGGTCAGCTGACCGTGCAGCTGGAACTGCCCGAGACACTGGAGGCCCCGGTGACCCGGGGACAGACGGTAGGCAAGGCGCAGCTGCTGTGCGGCGAAGCAGTACAGGGGGAGTACCCGGTGTGCGCCGCCGCCGATGCGCCCCGCATGGAGTTTGACACCGCTTTGCAGATGCTGTGGGACAGCCTGCGGGGGACAGCAGCCTGACCCTGTGCCGAAAAAGGCGCTTCAGCGCACAAAAGTGAGCCGGACGCCCGGCGGGACTGTTGGATACCTGAACAAATCTGGATGAAGAAACAAAAAAACACTATTAAAATTGTATGAAATCTAAGGAATTTGACCTTGACTTTACCCGGAGGGAACGGTACACTTATACCAAGATATTTCCTCGCAGGGCAAAGGCCCGGCAGATCGTTTGGAGGTTTTAATAAAATGAGTGTCGCACTGAACACGAAACACCTCTCCAGCTTCATCAGCGAAGAGGAATATGCAGCCATCTACCCGCAGGTAGAAGCCGCCCATAAGCAGCTGGAAGCCAAGAACGGCCCCGGCAGCGATTTTCTGGGCTGGATGACTCTGCCCCGGGATTATGACAAGGAAGAGTTTGCCCGCATCAAGGCAGCCGCTGCCAAGATCCGCGAGGACTCGGACGTTCTGGTGGTGGCTGGTATCGGCGGCAGCTATCTGGGCGCACGCGCTGTTGTGGAGGCCGTTAAGGGTATGTACCACAACGAGCTGGAAGATGGTCTGAAGATCTACTTCTGCGGCAACAGCATCAGCCCCACCTACCTGAACAACATCATCAGCCTGTGCAAGGGCAAGCGCTTCTCCATCAACGTCATCTCCAAGTCCGGCACCACCACCGAGACCTCTCTGGCCTTCCGTGTGCTGCGCGAGCTGCTGGAAAAGGAGATGGGCGTGGAGGAAGCCAACAAGCGCATCTACGCCACTACCGACCGTGCCAAGGGCACCTTGAAGCAGCTGGCTGACGCACAGGGC harbors:
- a CDS encoding twin-arginine translocation signal domain-containing protein; the protein is MSTISRRSFLKLAGVTAVATAGASMLTGCSLVKYVTIIPILNGEVIQGESLSVPLPGFIENYDWAFDMVMPIVKKKYANIPGFNEVQFELDKTFRDENNIPACRVFTDSETGKDMMYLAVKCNVINGTIAIRSTDGKYTKFISDVSLPDTLSELPKEYVQKLLDKEAANQPNCTITLADRADNCKVVKSFDGKSFNVDIYVDIKAK
- a CDS encoding D-alanyl-D-alanine carboxypeptidase family protein, giving the protein MERRNLALLCAGVVCFWLFALAFGTAQGKGLRIQPAVQTQAEPAVQTLTVTPPQLTLPCRAAMLIDQTSGTVLYEMNADQTMPIASITKVMTLLLTFEAVHAGRLTMDTAVPVSEHAYHMGGSQIWLEPGEQFTLDEMLKAICVSSANDAAVAVAELVGGSEPAFVQQMNARAAELGMEHTTFRNACGLDTEGHLSTARDVAIMSRTILNTCPEVLHYTGIWTDTLRGGQTQLVNTNKLLRRYNGITGLKTGTTGGAGVCITASATRDGLNLIAVVLGAPSSKERFEAATTLLDYGFAAYRAAPVPLPQERPLQLKVKGSTEETVPLDYAALPQTALLPAESAGQLTVQLELPETLEAPVTRGQTVGKAQLLCGEAVQGEYPVCAAADAPRMEFDTALQMLWDSLRGTAA
- the mtaB gene encoding tRNA (N(6)-L-threonylcarbamoyladenosine(37)-C(2))-methylthiotransferase MtaB; amino-acid sequence: MRVCFYTLGCKVNLNETGALEQLFRANGFTIAQEGEAADVFIVNSCTVTNFGDQKSRKWLRRKKRENPGAVTVLTGCYPQAFPEEAAQFMEADLVCGNGDRKAILENVQKLLDGHERIVAIAPHQRGEQFEELPVERFETHTRAFIKVEDGCNRQCAYCVIPRARGPVRSRAEESILAELHQLAAAGYREVVLSAISLPSYGLDTGTNLVELVEKCAQVPGIERIRLGSLDPDMLTPEFISRLAAVDKLCPQFHLSLQSGCTATLRRMRRVYTAQEYAQVVEQIRAAYSSRPVSFTTDCICGFPGETADDFEESCAFLKKIGFVKVHVFPYSRRSGTPAYDFPDQIHEREKQERSRRMNAVAEQVRCEALAAFEGTEDEVLLETPLSGTLFTGYTRLYIPVVVSAPGCESGQIVRVKLGRYDGERVRAALC
- a CDS encoding 4Fe-4S dicluster domain-containing protein, encoding MSFRGINTTVIQIRRQVFTEVARMAYANVKGEQANHLMRKIPYTIIPGEEGKLRKDIFLERAIVEERVRLAMGLPTRRMDEHNSVVSGLEDASIADKYYDPPLVNVIKFACNRCPEKLVKVSDLCQGCLAHPCMEVCPKKAITWESGRSTIDQDKCIKCGRCVTVCPYNAIVKTERPCAAACGMGAIHSDELGRAEIDYSKCVSCGQCLVNCPFGAIADKGQIYQLIQGFNRGDRIYALVAPAFINQFPALASTGKLKAALKAIGFCDVVEVAIGADLCTVDEAHDFLEEVPEKLDFMATSCCPAWSMMAKTAFPGLAKNISMTMTPMVFTARMMKQADPDARMCFIGPCAAKKLEASRRTVRSDVDFVLTFEELAGIIEAKDLDLDSLEVDPAEMDLCYASAAGRGFAQSGGVAKAVADKIKEWRPDMEVKIASAQGLADCKKLLMLAKAGKYNGYLLEGMGCPGGCIGGAGTIADPVRTAAVLNKYVKDAEFTDPEQSAFMSNIHMLKDDPNFEV